A region of Vitis riparia cultivar Riparia Gloire de Montpellier isolate 1030 chromosome 12, EGFV_Vit.rip_1.0, whole genome shotgun sequence DNA encodes the following proteins:
- the LOC117926689 gene encoding partner of Y14 and mago has translation MAMAGSDGREGEEELKQLAELSKSLKEGERLLAPTRRPDGTLRKPIRIRAGYVPQDEVAIYQSKGALWRKEMASQEGPPGYDPPTDAKPKTKSVKRNERKKEKRLQAALDKGKNLEQMVDGEVKQDGVLSAEDVNHGSEFVESVASQMNELTVTENPTTVTPPSESIECLNPGGAAPDIDKRIRALKKKIRLTEAQQQKASQQEMKPEQLDKMMKLEGWQKELKLLEDKKAELAAS, from the exons ATGGCCATGGCTGGCAGTGACGgcagagaaggagaagaagagctGAAACAGTTGGCGGAGCTCAGCAAATCCCTAAAAGAAGGAGAGAGACTTCTCGCTCCGACTCGAAGACCCGATGGTACGCTCCGAAAACCTATCCGAATTAGGGCTGGCTATGTTCCTCAAGACGAAGTCGCCATTTATCAATCCAAGGGCGCTTTG TGGAGGAAGGAGATGGCTTCACAGGAAGGGCCTCCCGGTTATGATCCACCTACGGATGCAAAACCTAAGACCAAGTCTGTTAAGaggaatgaaagaaagaaagagaagcgACTACAG GCTGCACTTGATAAGGGTAAGAACTTGGAGCAAATGGTAGATGGAGAGGTTAAACAAGATGGAGTGCTTTCTGCTGAAGATGTGAACCATGGATCAGAATTTGTCGAGTCAGTGGCATCTCAGATGAATGAGCTAACAGTTACTGAAAATCCTACTACAGTTACTCCTCCTTCAGAGTCAATAGAGTGTCTAAATCCAGGGGGAGCTGCTCCTGATATTGATAAAAGAATCCGAGCATTAAAAAAGAAG ATTCGGCTCACAGAAGCCCAACAGCAGAAAGCGTCACAGCAAGAAATGAAGCCAGAGCAATTGGACAAGATGATGAAACTGGAAGGTTGGCAAAAGGAGCTAAAGCTTTTGGAGGACAAAAAGGCAGAACTGGCAGCATCATGA
- the LOC117926690 gene encoding mRNA turnover protein 4 homolog, translating to MPKSKRDRPVTLSKTKKKGRGHKESIVNSIRQAVENYSSIYVFSFENMRNLKFKEFREKLKSTSRFFLGSNKVMQIAIGRSVADEIRPGLRKVSKLLHGDTGLFFTNLPKEEVQRLFDEYEEYDFARTGSTAVEKVELKEGPLDQFTHEMEPFLRKQGMPVRLNKGVVELVSDFVVCEEGTPLSPESARILRLLGIKMATFRLHLVCRWSPDEFDLYKEGLDDSDVESS from the exons ATGCCTAAGTCCAAGCGTGATCGACCAG TTACATTATCCAAGACAAAGAAGAAGGGGAGGGGACACAAAGAGTCCATAGTGAATTCGATAAGGCAGGCTGTGGAAAATTACAGTTCGAtctatgttttctcttttgagAACATGAGAAATCTTAAATTCAAGGAATTCAGAGAGAAGCTCAAATCTACCAGCAG GTTTTTCCTTGGATCAAATAAAGTCATGCAAATTGCCATTGGGCGTTCAGTTGCTGATGAGATCAGACCAGGACTTCGTAAAGTTTCTAAG CTTCTTCATGGAGATACTGGGCTCTTTTTTACTAATCTGCCTAAGGAAGAAGTCCAAAG GTTATTTGATGAATATGAAGAATATGATTTTGCAAGGACAGGAAGCACTGCAGTAGAAAAG GTGGAGCTTAAAGAAGGTCCTCTTGATCAGTTCACACATGAGATGGAACCCTTCCTACGCAAGCAAGGGATGCCGGTTCGGTTGAACAAAG GTGTGGTGGAGCTTGTTTCGGACTTTGTCGTTTGTGAAGAGGGAACACCATTGTCGCCTGAGTCAGCTCGCATACTG CGTCTACTTGGGATCAAGATGGCCACTTTCCGACTTCACTTGGTTTGCAGATGGAGCCCAGATGAATTTGACCTCTACAAAGAAGGCCTCGATGACTCAGATGTTGAATCCTCATAA